Proteins encoded by one window of Ovis canadensis isolate MfBH-ARS-UI-01 breed Bighorn chromosome 14, ARS-UI_OviCan_v2, whole genome shotgun sequence:
- the LOC138418859 gene encoding placental protein 13-like: MVKIKANLLSPFGKNPELQVDFGTGTGQGGNIPFRFSYCDRMVVMNTFTNGSWEKEEKVLTDAFVPGQPFELQFLVLENEYQVFVKNKPICQFAHRLPLQSVKMLDVRGDIVLTSVDTL, translated from the exons ATGGTGAAGATCAAGGCAAACCTTCTGTCTCCTTTTGG GAAGAACCCAGAGCTTCAGGTGGATTTCGGCACTGGTACTGGGCAAGGCGGCAACATTCCATTCCGTTTCTCGTACTGTGACCGCATGGTGGTGATGAACACTTTCACGAACGGGAgttgggagaaggaagagaaagtgcTTACTGACGCTTTTGTGCCAGGCCAGCCATTTGAGCTGCAGTTCTTGGTGCTGGAGAATGAATACCAG GTGTTTGTGAAAAACAAGCCCATCTGCCAGTTTGCGCACCGCCTGCCCCTGCAGTCTGTGAAAATGCTGGATGTGAGGGGAGATATCGTGCTGACTTCAGTGGATACGTTATAA